Proteins from one Rosa chinensis cultivar Old Blush chromosome 7, RchiOBHm-V2, whole genome shotgun sequence genomic window:
- the LOC112176688 gene encoding bax inhibitor 1, producing MDAFTSFFDSQSSSRNRWTYESLKNFRQISPVVQNHLKLVYLTLCCALVGAAAGAYLHLIWNIGGLLTTLATVGCTIWLLSTPPYEEKKRVSLLMAAATFQGATVGPLIDLAINMNPSILISAFGGTALAFGCFSAAAMLAKRREYLYLGGLLSSGVSILLWLRFASAIFGGSASLFEFELYFGLMIFVGYMVVDTQEMIERAHLGDLDYVKHALTLFTDFIAVFVRILIIMLKNADKNEKKKKRRD from the exons ATGGACGCCTTCACCTCCTTCTTCGATTCCCAATCGTCTTCAAGGAACCGCTGGACTTACGAGTCGCTCAAGAATTTCCGTCAGATCTCTCCCGTCGTTCAGAATCATCTCAAACTG GTCTACCTCACGCTATGCTGTGCTCTCGTTGGTGCGGCTGCTGGAGCTTACCTGCATCTTATCTGGAACATTGGTGGCCTTTTAACAACTCTGGCCACAGTGGGATGTACTATCTGGTTACTCTCCACCCCTCCCTATGAAGAG AAAAAGAGGGTTTCTCTACTAATGGCGGCTGCAACCTTTCAAGGGGCTACTGTTGGTCCTCTTATTGATCTGGCCATTAACATGAACCCAAG CATCCTGATCAGTGCCTTTGGGGGAACTGCTTTGGCCTTTGGTTGTTTCTCAGCAGCAGCCATGTTGGCAAAGCGCAGAGAATACCTTTACCTTGGGGGCTTGCTCTCTTCGGGCGTGTCCATCCTTCTCTGGTTGCGATTTGCTTCTGCCATCTTTGGTGGTTCAGCTTCCCTTTTTGAGTTTGAG TTGTATTTTGGGCTTATGATTTTCGTGGGCTACATGGTAGTCGACACCCAGGAGATGATCGAGAGGGCACACCTTGGTGATCTGGACTATGTGAAGCATGCCCTAACCCTTTTCACTGATTTTATTGCTGTTTTTGTTCGCATACTCATCATCATG TTGAAGAATGCTGACaagaatgagaagaagaagaaaaggagggaTTGA
- the LOC112176689 gene encoding uncharacterized protein LOC112176689 gives MMRIQNRITGPNKPRLWSVSIPSISCFHSPRFNSVGMNKILDFGRKALFYARVLSGYEERRIRSYRLQVEKRIKQAEERKLAIRKLPEQTILSEVRRMVEEMQNLNKKLEETEAAIEDYFKPLDQEAQRIMKTQLEGEERTMKQMMKTMHDQAMLDIAEEERKIKAQIVDTNQKNQDPRPNTQHLPPPP, from the exons ATGATGCGGATCCAAAACCGCATAACCGGCCCAAACAAGCCCCGACTCTGGTCAGTCTCAATCCCCAGCATTTCTTGTTTCCACTCCCCAAG ATTCAACTC GGTTGGTATGAATAagattttggattttggaagGAAGGCTCTGTTCTACGCCAGGGTTCTTTCCGGCTATGAAGAACGCAGAATCCGAAGCTATCGCTTGCAGGTCGAGAAGCGTATCAAACAG GCAGAAGAGCGGAAGCTGGCTATAAGAAAGCTTCCTGAGCAGACTATTTTGTCGGAGGTTCGCCGTATGGTTGAGGAGATGCAGAATTTAAATAAGAAGCTAGAAGAGACT GAGGCTGCTATTGAAGACTACTTCAAGCCACTCGACCAAGAGGCTCAGAGGATAATGAAAACACAACTTGAAGGAGAGGAGAGAACAATGAAGCAGATGATGAAAACCATGCATGACCAGGCTATGCTTGATATAGCtgaagaggagagaaaaataaaagcaCAAATAGTCGACACAAACCAGAAGAACCAAGACCCAAGACCTAATACCCAACATCTGCCACCGCCCCCCTGA